GAACGACGCTCGCAACGGCGGCGAACCCGTCCGTCGCACTCGCCGAGGTGGCATCCGTGGTGGTCAACCCAGGTGAACAGTGGGTCTAACCCCAGAGATCACCTGGGTTGAACCGAGTATCCGGCATGAGCGAACCACTGTCGACAATGGCGCGGGGTAACGCGATGGCGTGCCCGGCGTGCGATCCGGCGCAGCGCGTGGGCGTCTCGGGGGGCGTGGCGGCGAACGTGCTGTTTTTGGAGCGCCCAGGCGGGCTCGATGGGGTTGAAGTCGGGCGAATAGGGCGGGAGGTAGAGCACGCGCACGCCACGGAGCGCACAGAGCGGAGTGACTCGAGCGTCGTGGTGTGCCTTGAGGTTGTCCAGGACCAGCACGTCGCCACGCCGAAGCCGTGGAAGGAGGTGCTTGTCCAGCCATTCGACGAAGCGGTCGGCGTTGGTCGTCGCGAACATCGTATTGAGCACGACCCAGCCAGTGACCCGGATCGCACCGAGCAAGGTGAGGTTTGGGCCCCAGTTCATCGGCGTACGCTCGATGTGTACTCGGTTCCCTTCTTGACCCAGGCACAGCTCCTGGCCATGGCAACGTTGAGCCCGGATTCGTCGATGAAGACCAGCCGCTCTACCGGGATCCGCCGGACCTCCCGCTGGAACGCCTTTCGCTTGGCAACGACGTCCGGCCGCAGCTGCTCCAGCGGCCGGAAGCGTTTTTTTTAACGACGTACCCAGCGCGGTACAGCGCCCGCTTGATGCTCGAAACGTGGCGACGGGCGCTGCCTCGCCGGCCTCGGTTGTACTCGGCCGTGATCTCTCCGGCGGTTGCGTCACCCAGGCGCGCGACCACGGCTTCCAGCTCTGCCAGCGAGATGTCCGAGCGGGTACCCCCACGCTTCTTGCGCGGCGTGACCTCACCTTCGTCCCGGTACTGCCACATCCAGCGCTTCACCGTGGCCTCCCCCACGGAGAAGCGGCGGGCCAGCGTCACGTACCCCCCTTCGCCAGCCTCGTACGCGGCGACAACCCTCTGCCTCAACTCGATAGGATGCGCTTCAGCCATGCCCCCTTCAGATCAAACCGAGATCCGTCAGTCAAGCATGATCGACTCAACCGAGCACTGGGGTTAAACGCCTGCGCCTGAACACTTTTCTTTCAGTACCCACCACCAGGTGAATAGAGCCGTTGTGAGATCCGGTGCGAAGGAGAGGACGCTGACCCGGCGGGAGCACGGCGGAGCGCGATGGACAGCCCATATGAAGAACGTCACACGCCGAACATGAGGGCTAAGTCCGGCGTTGCCAGGAAGCACCGCGGGTAGAATTCTGACGTGTTGTGAGATCCGGTGCGAAGGAGAGGACGCTGACCCGGCGGGAGCGCGGCGGAGCGCGATGGACAGCCCATATGAAGAACGTCACACGCCGAGCATGAGGGCTAAGTCCGGCGTTGCCAGGAAGCACCACGGGTAGAATTCTGACGGCCAGGAGTGATCTAGTGCGAAGGAGAGGACGCTGACCCGGCGGGAGCGCGGCGGAGCGCGATGGACAGCCCATATGAAGAACGTCACACGCCGAACATGAGGGCTAAGTCCGGCGTTGCCAGGAAGCGCCGCGGGCAGAACATCTACTCAAAGCGTGATCTAACCCCAGAGATCACCTGGGTTGAACCGAGTATCCGGCATGAGCGAACCACTGTCGACAATGGCGCGGGGTAACGCGATGGCGTGCCCGGCGTGCGATCCGGCGCAGCGCGTGGGCGTCTCGGGGGGCGTGGCGGCGAACGTGCTGTTTTTGGAGCGCCCAGGCGGGCTCGATGGGGTTGAAGTCGGGCGAATAGGGCGGGAGGTAGAGCACGCGCACGCCACGGAGCGCACAGAGCGGAGTGACTCGAGCGTCGTGGTGTGCCTTGAGGTTGTCCAGGACCAGCACGTCGCCACGCCGAAGCCGTGGAAGGAGGTGCTTGTCCAGCCATTCGACGAAGCGGTCGGCGTTGGTCGTCGCGAACATCGTATTGAGCACGACCCAGCCAGTGACCCGGATCGCACCGAGCAAGGTGAGGTTTGGGCCCCAGTTCATCGGCGTACGCTCGATGTACTCGGTTCCCTTCTTGACCCAGGCACAGCTCCTGGCCATGGCAACGTTGAGCCCGGATTCGTCGATGAAGACCAGCCGCTCTACCGGGATCCGCCGGACCTCCCGCTGGAACGCCTTTCGCTTGGCAACGACGTCCGGCCGCAGCTGCTCCAGCGGCCGGAAGCGTTTTTTTTAACGACGTACCCAGCGCGGTACAGCGCCCGCTTGATGCTCGAAACGTGGCGACGGGCGCTGCCTCGCCGGCCTCGGTTGTACTCGGCCGTGATCTCTCCGGCGGTTGCGTCACCCAGGCGCGCGACCACGGCTTCCAGCTCTGCCAGCGAGATGTCCGAGCGGGTACCCCCACGCTTCTTGCGCGGCGTGACCTCACCTTCGTCCCGGTACTGCCACATCCAGCGCTTCACCGTGGCCTCCCCCACGGAGAAGCGGCGGGCCAGCGTCACGTACCCCCCTTCGCCAGCCTCGTACGCGGCGACAACCCTCTGCCTCAACTCGATAGGATGCGCTTCAGCCATGCCCCCTTCAGATCAAACCGAGATCCGTCAGTCAAGCATGATCGACTCAACCGAGCACTGGGGTTAGTGCGAAGGAGAGGACGCTGACCCGGCGGGAGCGCGGCGGAGCGCGATGGACAGCCCATATGAAGAACGTCACACGCCGAGCATGAGGGCTAAGTCCGGCGTTGCCAGGAAGCACCGCGGGTAGAACACCGACGGCCAAGAGTGATCTAGTGCGAAGGAGAGGACGCTGACCCGGCGGGAGCGCGGCGGAGCGCGATGGACCGGACATATGAAGAACGTCACACGCCGAGCATGAGGGCTAAGTCCGGCGTTGCCAGGAAGCACCGCGGGTAGAACACCGACGGCCAAGAGTGATCTAGTGCGAAGGAGAGGACGCTGACCCGGCGGGAGCGCGGCGGAGCGCGATGCACAGCCCAGATGAAGAACGTCACACGCCGAGCATGAGGGCTAAGTCCGGCGTTGCCAGGAAGCGCCACGGGCAGAATTCTGACGTGTTGTGAGATCCGGTGCGAAGGAGAGGACTTGAACCTCCACGGGAGTTACCCCACTAGCACCTCAAGCTAGCGCGTCTGCCAGTTCCGCCACCTTCGCGGGTGGTCCGCAGGGGCAATCCCAGGGCTTTCATGGCCCCAAGACGACCTCGACGGGGGCCGGGTATCTACCGCAGGGCCGGAGGGGCGTGCAAGCCTTCTGTCGCGCGCCGGCGCAGGCATCAGGTCTGCGCTGAGGCCGGGCTCCGGGAGGGCGGGTTTAGGGCGGGTTTTGCCCGAGTTTGGGCCGTGGCGTGGGCCTGGCAGGGATGGCTGGGCGGGCGGCCGGAGGGCGTTCGCGGCTCAACCTCACGGCGGCAACGCGGGCGTGCCCCCGGCGCCTTGCGGCGGCAAGATGGTGGGCGTCACATGGCTTCGAGCAAGGCGTCGGGACTCGTCGTGCGCCGCGGGCGGGAACTCGTCGTGTACTCGCACCCGCTCGGCGTGCCCTTCGCCATCGCCCTCGGCTTCGGCGGGATGCTGACGTTTCTCGTCGCACAGCACGAAGCGGCGGCGCGGGCGGTGCTGAGAGGAGCGCTGGCGGCCCTCGGCGCGGGCGGCACGTCCGCGCTGCTCCGCTACGGCCTTCGCACGCGCATCGACGTTGGCGACCGAGAACGCGTGCGCGTCTCGAGGCGAAGGTCCGAAGCCGTGGCTCGCCGTGAGGACGTGTCCGTTGTGCTGCGACGCTCGTGGCCGCTGTCGTGGCAGCGCGACGTCGCCATCCTGTCGGGGGACGAGGCGCTCGCGACCATCCGCGGGCTCTCGGCGCGCGCCGCGGCGCGCCTGCGCGACGAGCTCGCGGTCGAGCTCGCGCGCTGATCAGTAGCGGACCGTCGCTTGCACGCCGGCCTTGGGGGCGATGGTGCCGACGATGCGCCGCGCGTCCGCGCCGGCGTCCGGCGCTTCAATCTTGCGCAGGGCGAGGTTCACGGCGACCTTGGCCCGCGGGTTGAAGAACCACTGCGCGCCGAAGACGCTCTCCCAGAAGATCCGGCGAGTGGGGCCGCCGTCGGGTTCCTGATCGAGACGGTGCAGGGCGACGTCCGTCTCGAGCTTGGGTGTGATGCGGGTGCCGATCAGGGCCGTGACGCCCCACGCGTCGCCGGTGGCGGAGACGGCCACGGGCTGTCCTGCGAACGGCGGGGATGCGCCGGTGGGCAAGACGCCCTTGGCGTAGACGCCTTCGACGCGCACGCGCAGCGGGCCGGTCCGGAGCTGCGCGCCGCCGCCGGCCCGGAGCCTGCGCTCGCGCTGCCCCGGCGTCACCTCGCGGCGGCCGGACAGCGCCCAGCCGAACAGCGCGGCCTCGTCGCGCTCGGGCTTGTATTCCTGCTTCGGTTTCGGCAGCCACGCGAGCTGAAGGCGAGCGCCGACATCCTTGTCGTCGTCGCCGTCCAGCGTGCGGGGCGCGCCGTTGGTGAGCGTCGCGGCGTAGCTGAGGCGCATGGGGCCGAAGCCGATCGTGTCGAACAGCATCAGCCCGGTGTCGCGAAAGGCATACGCGGCGCCCACCTGCTGACCATTTTCGACCCGGCGTTCCTGGAGTAGCCGCGCCGCCACGACAGAAAAATCAATGAGATCTGCAGTGACATGCACGGCTTCGAGGGTTTCGTCCATCATCGCCAGCTTGAACTGACCAGCGCGCAGGCGCGGCCCCCAAGGCGAATTGAAGGTCGCCGAGGCGTCGATCAGGATCGGCCCGTCAGTGGTCGAAGCGTTGTCACCGAGCTCTGCCGCTACGAAGTAGTTGATGGCCTGCTCGGTGTCGGGCACCGATCCCTTCAAGCCCAGCCGCACGCGCCGCAGGCTGAAGGAGCTCTGGGCGTCGTCGCCGGAGAGCACGTTGAAGCCGGCGTGCTGTCCGTTGTACGGCGCGAGCTTGGCGCTGGTGAGGCCGCTCACGCGGTCCGGAAACAGCACCGCTTGGGCCAGCGGCTGCACGAACACCAGCGGCCGGAGGGGCTCGTCCGGCGCGCCGGACTCCGTGCCCAGCAGCAAGAGCCAATCCGCGGCCTTCGCCGGAGCGCCGAGCAGCAGCACCGCGATCAGGGCCAACGCCCAATGCAGGAGCTTCACTTGGCGCTTGCCTGCTTCTCGGGGCGAACGCCTTCACCCAGGGTGCGGCCGTCGCGCTCTTCGCCGAACGCGCATTCCTCCTGGTGAAATTCTTCGTCTGCCGCGGCTACGCCCTTCTTCATGCGTGGATCCGCGGGGCGCGGCTTGCTGTCGACGTACGCCGCCACGTCCCAGGCTTCTTGGTCCGTGAGCGAGCTCGGCTTGGATAGCGGCATGTTGGCCTTGATGAACGCCGCGGCGGTGTTGATGCGATGCATGCCGGCGCCCCAGTTGAAGGAGTCCGCTCCCCACAGCGGCGGGAACGCGTAGGCGCCGCTCGCGAGCTTGGTGCCTTGGCCGTCGTCGCCGTGGCACAGCGCACACTGTTCGGCATACACCTTCGCGCCCCGTTCGGCGCTGAAGCCGCCGCTCGGCTTCTTCACTTCGGGGTAGCCGCGACCGGGGACCTTCTCGCCGACGGGCACGCCCTTCGCGAGCCAGAACATGTACGCCTGCAGATCCACCAAGATCGGATCGTTGGGCGGCGGTGCGGAGCGGGCTTCGCTCGCCGGCGCATTCATGGAGAACGTGAAGCAACCGCGCAGGCGCTCGTCGAGCGTGTTCACGTGGCCGTTCTTCTTGCGGAACTGCGGGTACATCGCCCACGCGGCCCACATGGGCGTGGAGTTTTCCTTGCGGCCGTCGTCCAGGTGGCAGTTCTTGCAGGAGAGGCCGTTGCCCGCGTAGCGAGCGGCATTCGTGGGCGTGTCGTGGAAGATGGCGTAGCCGCGCTTCACGGACTCGCCGAAGGGTCCCTCCGGGATGGCGTCGCGCTCGGGAGGCGCGAAGGGCTTGGGCGCTGCCGCGGCGGGGGCTGCCGCGGCGGAAGGCGCGGGCTCCGAGGGCGGAGGTGGCGTGGGTTTGCTGCACGCCGCCGCTGCGAACGCGACCAAGAGCAGGGCGCGCTTCATGGCTTCTTCTCCTCGGCGGGGGCTGCGGGGAGCGACGCGAAGTAGGCGGCAACGGCCTTCACGTCGTCGTCGGACATGCGCTTGGCGATGCCCTGCATCAGCGCCAGGGCATCGTTCTTGCGGGTGCCGTCCTTGAAGGCCTTGAACTGCGCTTCCACGTAGCCGGGGTGCTGCGCCGCCAGCGGGGGAAAGTGGGTGCCGATGCCGCGGCCTTCGGGACCGTGACAGCTCTCGCACGCCGGCACGTCGCGTCCCCACAGACCGAAGCGCGCGATCTTTTCACCGCGGGCGACGAGCTTGGGTTCCGCCTTCGCGGTGCTCGGACCCGACAGCGAAGCAAAGTAGGCGGCCGCCGCGCTCCGTTCGCTGGGGCTCAAGGCGGCGACGATCGGCTTCATCAGGGCGTTGTCGCGCTTGCCGGACGCGAAGTCCGACAGCTGCCGCTCGAGGTAGTCCGCACGCTGTCCGGCCACTCGTGGAAAGACTCCGCCGGGCGTGCCGGCCCCATCGGCGGCGTGGCACGTCATGCACGGGGTCGCGCCCTTGGCGTTGCCCTTCTCCATGAGCGTCTTGCCGATCGCCATCGGATCGCCTTCGGCGCTGGCGGTGGCCGCCACCAAGGCGGCGGCGACGATCACGGCGAGGCGTATCGCTTGCATTGCACAGCGCCAGATGCGCGTTCCGTGCCACGCCGTTCGTCGGGATTTTCACGCCTTCCGTGACGAAACGAAACGATGACTGAAACGCGCGTTGCACCCCGTCGGGCATCGCGCCGGACCAACAACAATTGGCATTTGGATGTCGGGGCGCCGCGGAACCGTCACGGCGCCATGAGCGTGCACAAGGTGTCGATCACCTCCCGCATCTCGAACGGCTTGCGCACCCAGGCGTGCACCTGGTCGCGGACGGACTCCGGCACGCCGGTGGGGGAGCCGCTGATCACGACGATGGGGCCCGTCGGGTTCGCGCGGCGCACGACGTCGAGGGCGGCGCGGGGATCCTCCGCGATGGGCGACAGGTCCACGAGCGCGGCGCCGAAGGGCTCACCGCCCAGGGCCAGGAGCTCTGCCACCGTCGTGGCGCACACCACGGTGGCGCCCCGGGCTTCCAGCCCCAGCTCGATGAGCGTGCGCACGGCGAAGTCGTCCTCCACCACCAGCACTCGGGTTCCACCCAGGATGCTGGTGGAGACGTTCGGGTGACGCGCGCCGCTGCGCTCTTCCGTCGCAGGCCAGCACAGCTCGAAGCGAGCACCGGGGCCTGCGGAGGTGAGCTCGAGGCGCCCGCCGCAGACTTCGGCGAGGCTCCGGGAATGCGGCAAGCCGATGCCCGTGCCACCGCGGCGCGTGGACTCCGGCGCGGTGAGGATGGTGTCGGCGCGTTCGGGATCCACACCTGGGCCGTCGTCCGTCACGGCGAACACGATCTGCTCGGTGTCCGGCTGCTCGAGGGACAGTGTCACGGCGGCGCCCTCGGGCGTGTAGGCGATCGCGTTGAGCAACAGGTTCAAGAGGATCTGTGACACCGCGGACGGGTCCACGATCAACGCTTCTCGTGCGCAGCGGTTCACGAGGCGTACGCCAACGCCGCGGCGTCGCGCTTCCGGCGTGACGCCCAGCACTGCTTCTTGCGCAACGGCCAGGGCCGCGCGCTCTGTTTCTTCGTCGACGACGCTACCGCCGATGGCGGTACGGGCGAGACGATGACCGAGGCGCGCGTGGGAGCGCGCGACGTCTATCGCTTCGAGCAGTGCGGGATCTTCGGAACGGGAGCGCGCCACGTCCAGCCACCCGAGCACGACGGTGAGGGCGTTGGACACCTCGTGAAGCGCACCGGCCAGCTCGACGCTGTCCGACGCCAGTTGCCCCCCGCTCCGGGCACCGCGTGCTTTCACGATGACAAGAATATTACAGCCCGTGGGCAGCGACCAGCCCGCGCTGCTCGAGGGCTGGAAATGCCGGGCGGTCAGGTTGCCGGCCGTTCCACCCGGGGCGCAACCGATTCGGGGCGGCGCGGCCAAAGTGGGGGGCCTTTCTGGGCACGTACCTTGCTGTGGCACTGGTCGGGAGGGTCGAACATGCGCCGATTGCAGTGCTCGATGCTCGCGTCGACGCCCGATGGCGATGCATCGACGCGGGCAGGGCGGAACCAAAACTACGATTACTACGATTCCTATGAATCGTCCGCGGATGTGGTCCCTCGGCATTTCGCGGTGCAATACTCGCTGCCTAGGTGGGAGCAGTGACGGCAGTGGGAGAGCGCGCGAGCGAGATCGCGCTCGACGTGGTGGAGAGTCTTCTCGAAGGCTGTCAGGTGATCGGGTTCGACTTCCGCTACCTGTACATCAACGAGGCAGCGTGCGCGCAAGCGCGCAAGGCGCCGGAAGAGCTCCTCGGCCGCACGATGATGGAGTGCTACCCGGGCATCGACGAGACGGCGATGTTCGCGGAGCTGCGCGAGTGCATGGCGGAGCGCACGCACAGCCGAATGGAAAATGAGTTCGTGTATCCCGACGGCTCGGTGGCGACGTTCGAGCTGCGCTTCGTTCCGGTGCCGGAAGGCGTCTGCGTGCTGTCCTTGGACATTTCCGAGCAGAAGCGGTCGGCGCGGGAGCTGGCGAAGCTGGAGCAGCAACTACGCCAGGCTCAGAAGTTGGAGGCGGTGGGGCGCCTGGCCGGGGGCGTGGCCCACGATTTCAACAATCTGCTGTCCGTGATTTTGAGCTACTCCGGTCTCCTTCTCGACGATCTCTCCGAGGGGCAAACCATGCACGCGGAGATCGAGGAGATCGATCGCGCAGGGCAGCGGGCACGGCAGCTCACCCGTCAGCTGTTGGCCTTCAGCCGCCAGCGCGTTGCGGAGCCGCGCGTGATCGATCCGGCGCAGGTCATCTCCGGCATGCACGGGATGTTGACGCGCCTCTTGGGGGCTGGGGTGGAGCTCGCGGTGCTCTCGCGGGCTCCGGTCGGCACCATTCGCGTGGACCCCGGCAGCGTGGAGCAGGTGCTGTTGAACCTGGTGGTGAACGCGCGGGACGCCATGCCGGAGGGCGGGAAGCTCACGGTGGAAACCCGCAACGTGGACCTGGACGCGGGCTACGCCGACACCCATTTCGACGTGAAGCCCGGGCGCTACGTGATGATCGCCGTGACTGACGCCGGCGAAGGGATGGACGCCGAGACCCAGTCCCGGATGTTCGAGCCCTTCTTCACCACCAAAGACGTGAGCAAGGGCACCGGGCTCGGGCTTTCCACGGTGTACGGCCTCGTGAAGCAGAACGGCGGGCACATCTGGGTGTACAGCGAGGTGGGCTCGGGCACGACGTTCAAGATCTACTTTCCCCGAGTCGACGCCGGGGTGCACCACGAGTCTTCTCAGCCGCCCGCTTCCACGCGCAATGGCAACGAGACCATCTTGCTGGTGGAGGACGACGACCAGGTGCGCGGGGCGGCCTGCGCCATCCTGCGCCGGAGCGGGTACCGCGTGCTGGAAGCCGCAAACGGTGGGGAAGCGCTGCTCGCCAGCGAGACCCACGCCGCGAACATTCACTTGCTGCTGACGGACGTGGTGTTACCGCGGATGAACGGACGAGATCTGGCCACGCGCCTCGCCGTCGTCCGCCCCGAGATGAAGGTTTTGTACATGTCGGGCTACTCGGAAGACGCCGTGATGCAACACGGCATCTTGGAGTCCGACGTGGCGTATCTGCAGAAACCCCTCACGCCGGACGGGATCCTGTGTCGAGTACGCGAGGTCCTCGACAGCTGATCAGTCGGCTGTCCGCTGCTGCTGCTCGCCCAAGAGCACCTTCCGCGGCCCTTCCAGGATCAGGTCGGCCAAGAGCTCCCGCTGCTCGGGAGTGAAGATGGCGAGCACCGAGTCGGTGCGCTTTCCCGCGTCCTTCACCCGGTCCCGCAGTATGCCGCGCTTCTTTGCGCGGAAGGCGTTCAGCGCTTCGCGGAAGCTCTCCCCTTCGAACGCGTCCACCAGGCCCAGCAGCTCCTCCCGAGACGGTCTGAGTTGCTTGTTCTCTCCACGGAGCTCCTTGTGGATCCGCTTCAGCGCGTCGACCTGAGCCGTGGACAGCATCAGCTCC
This portion of the Polyangiaceae bacterium genome encodes:
- a CDS encoding transposase, giving the protein MNWGPNLTLLGAIRVTGWVVLNTMFATTNADRFVEWLDKHLLPRLRRGDVLVLDNLKAHHDARVTPLCALRGVRVLYLPPYSPDFNPIEPAWALQKQHVRRHAPRDAHALRRIARRARHRVTPRHCRQWFAHAGYSVQPR
- a CDS encoding IS630 family transposase — translated: MEQLRPDVVAKRKAFQREVRRIPVERLVFIDESGLNVAMARSCAWVKKGTEYIERTPMNWGPNLTLLGAIRVTGWVVLNTMFATTNADRFVEWLDKHLLPRLRRGDVLVLDNLKAHHDARVTPLCALRGVRVLYLPPYSPDFNPIEPAWALQKQHVRRHAPRDAHALRRIARRARHRVTPRHCRQWFAHAGYSVQPR
- a CDS encoding c-type cytochrome; this encodes MKRALLLVAFAAAACSKPTPPPPSEPAPSAAAAPAAAAPKPFAPPERDAIPEGPFGESVKRGYAIFHDTPTNAARYAGNGLSCKNCHLDDGRKENSTPMWAAWAMYPQFRKKNGHVNTLDERLRGCFTFSMNAPASEARSAPPPNDPILVDLQAYMFWLAKGVPVGEKVPGRGYPEVKKPSGGFSAERGAKVYAEQCALCHGDDGQGTKLASGAYAFPPLWGADSFNWGAGMHRINTAAAFIKANMPLSKPSSLTDQEAWDVAAYVDSKPRPADPRMKKGVAAADEEFHQEECAFGEERDGRTLGEGVRPEKQASAK
- a CDS encoding c-type cytochrome, translated to MQAIRLAVIVAAALVAATASAEGDPMAIGKTLMEKGNAKGATPCMTCHAADGAGTPGGVFPRVAGQRADYLERQLSDFASGKRDNALMKPIVAALSPSERSAAAAYFASLSGPSTAKAEPKLVARGEKIARFGLWGRDVPACESCHGPEGRGIGTHFPPLAAQHPGYVEAQFKAFKDGTRKNDALALMQGIAKRMSDDDVKAVAAYFASLPAAPAEEKKP
- a CDS encoding sensor histidine kinase, with amino-acid sequence MKARGARSGGQLASDSVELAGALHEVSNALTVVLGWLDVARSRSEDPALLEAIDVARSHARLGHRLARTAIGGSVVDEETERAALAVAQEAVLGVTPEARRRGVGVRLVNRCAREALIVDPSAVSQILLNLLLNAIAYTPEGAAVTLSLEQPDTEQIVFAVTDDGPGVDPERADTILTAPESTRRGGTGIGLPHSRSLAEVCGGRLELTSAGPGARFELCWPATEERSGARHPNVSTSILGGTRVLVVEDDFAVRTLIELGLEARGATVVCATTVAELLALGGEPFGAALVDLSPIAEDPRAALDVVRRANPTGPIVVISGSPTGVPESVRDQVHAWVRKPFEMREVIDTLCTLMAP
- a CDS encoding response regulator; this translates as MTAVGERASEIALDVVESLLEGCQVIGFDFRYLYINEAACAQARKAPEELLGRTMMECYPGIDETAMFAELRECMAERTHSRMENEFVYPDGSVATFELRFVPVPEGVCVLSLDISEQKRSARELAKLEQQLRQAQKLEAVGRLAGGVAHDFNNLLSVILSYSGLLLDDLSEGQTMHAEIEEIDRAGQRARQLTRQLLAFSRQRVAEPRVIDPAQVISGMHGMLTRLLGAGVELAVLSRAPVGTIRVDPGSVEQVLLNLVVNARDAMPEGGKLTVETRNVDLDAGYADTHFDVKPGRYVMIAVTDAGEGMDAETQSRMFEPFFTTKDVSKGTGLGLSTVYGLVKQNGGHIWVYSEVGSGTTFKIYFPRVDAGVHHESSQPPASTRNGNETILLVEDDDQVRGAACAILRRSGYRVLEAANGGEALLASETHAANIHLLLTDVVLPRMNGRDLATRLAVVRPEMKVLYMSGYSEDAVMQHGILESDVAYLQKPLTPDGILCRVREVLDS